The genomic stretch GTTCTCTCATTAAGCGACGGACCTTCTTGTGATTCACAACGAAGCCTTCTTTTCCTAAAGCAGTACGCATTCGCTTGTAACCGAAATACGGACGAATTCGATGAATGCTCAAGATGTGTGCCTTTAGATCTGCATCACGATTTGCTCGTTTCTCTCGATGAACTAAATTCTTCTTCCATTTATAGTAGCCTGCACGTGATATTTCAGCGATTCTACATAGCCAAACTACGGGAGCCACTTTGCTTATTTCTCGAATGGACTGGCACCGGGCTTCGAAATCCAGCTTCCCTCCCCGTGCAAGTTTGGATTTAGCTTTTTTAGATATTCTACCTGCGCTTTCAGATATGCATTTTCTTCTTCCGCACTACTAAAATGCTTCTTCGCCCAACGTCCCCGGTAATCCTCAAACCCCTCACCATTTTGGCATTTACGAACCCATGTGATAATCTGGCTCTCACTTTTGATTCCAAACTTCTCCATGATTCGACTGTACGTCCACCCTTCTTCTACTCGCAAACGGACAGCCTCTTTCTTCGTTTCTTCACTATATCGATTAAAAGTTTGACCTTTCTTCGCTGACATAACAAAAATCCCCTCCGGTTTTCCAGTGTTTGAGTTCATTGTAACATGTTCTCTTTTTTCACTGTCTACCATGAGGGGATAATACCATCTGCGGGGTTCTTTTGTATCCTTTTTTATTCGAGGTTCTTAGGAATAAACTCTAATCGATTTTCATTTTTCTATTTTGTTATTTTGTATAATATGAAGTTAACGCTTGAACGAGTCCCAGTGGATTTTTGGTGAGATATTGGCTGCTGAAAAATATAGATCCTATGATATCTTCATACTGTTCATTGTATTTGAGCTGACTTATAATCTCCTCAGATGTCTGCCAGCCAACTTCTGCTGTTCCGAGCTTATAAGGAGAATGACCGATAATAAGGTCTACGTTTGTTCCCTTCACTTCATTAGCCCACCAGTCTACCAGCACATCATATCTTGCAGCGGTAAACGACATACTCCAGTAGATTTGCGGAGCCACATAATCGACCCAGCCTTCTTTTATCCATGTTCTAACATCAGCATACATATCGTCATAGGCTGTTACACCCGCTTTGGTGTTAGATCCGGTAGCGTCTTTCGCTATGTTTCTCCATACCCCAAAAGGACTGATACCATACTCTATTGATGGCTTAGACTGCTTAATACTTTGTCCCAAACTCTGAACAAATAGATTAATGTTGTTTCTTCTCCAGTCCTCTATGTTCTTGAATTTGCCTGCATTATATTGCTTATACGCAGCACCATCATTAAACGTCGTGTTTGAGGGATAGAAGTAGTCATCAAGATGAACTCCATCAATGTCGTAGTTATTTACCACTTCCATAATTGCATCAACAATATGCTGTCTTGCCTCAGGGATACCTGGGTTAATATACATTTGGTTTTTAGCGGTTACGATCCATTCCGGGTGCTGTTTTATGACATGGTTTGCTGCCAGCGTACTTGTATTCGTTGTGGTATTTGCACGAAAAGGATTAAACCAAGCATGGAATTCCATTCCTCGTTTATGTACTTCCTCAACCATAAACGCAACGGGATCATACTCTGGATCGAGCCCCTGTGTCCCGGTCAGTACTTTATTCCATGGAACGACAGCCGATGGATAGATCGCATCGGATGCTCCGCGAAGCTGAACATATACGCTGTTAATCCCCATAGACTCAAGAGAATCTAACTCTTTGATAAAATCTTGCTTTTGTTTTGCTATATTTTTAGCAGAACCTGATTTAGGCCAGTCTCCATTAATTGTAGATATCCAGGCCCCTCTTATTTCCGAACTTGGTTCACCTGGTACACTTGGAATCTCTGGGTCTGCAGGCCATAAATTGGTTGTAGTCAGTTTAATCGTTTTAGCTGATTGATTCCAGGTCACTTGCAGGCCTAGATGCTCGCTTACAAACCGTAGAGGAACCATAACTCGTCCCTTAATAATTTCTACTGATGTTGTTAAATTTACGGTCTTCCCGTCAACAATCCCGGTTGTTTTTCCATTCGTTAAGGAAATCGAAGTATAGAGCCCTTGAATGTTTACCGTTTTTGCAGCCTGGTTCCATTTTGCCGAAGCCCCAATTCCCTCACTAATTACTCGCAGCGGAACCATCGTTACATTATCTTTCGGCTTCAGATAAGGGGCTACATCTGTCTTAAGCTGACTTCCATCCAAATAAATCGTAATTTCACTCGAACTTGCCGCAGAGATCGGGGCTCCCTGCAGTACAAGAAATACAACTAGTAACAAAGCAAGGCATTCTTTAACTTTCCTCATAAAACATTGTCCTCCAAGCATGATAAATTTAGAAAAATAACCCATATGTTATAGTTATAGACGTTTTTTTATGCTGAAAGTTGCGAATGAATATAAAAACACCATCCTGTGTTAAACCCTAGGATGGTGTTTCTTTCTTTAAGATTCGTTTGTTAGTTCCTTACGGACGTTTCGAAGATCCTGCAGTCTTGCATCGTCACGGCGAAAATACTCCACGAGAGTCTCAATACAAGTGATGGAATCCCAACTAAGGTGATGCTCAATCCCTTCCACGTCTCTGTATATGTTCTCGTCCTGTACCCCGATAATGGTCAAAAATTCTTCAAGCAGTTCATGGCGATCCATTAGTCTTTTTCCGATTTTTTTACCTTTTGGTGTAAGGATGAGGCCTCGATACTTCTCATAGATTAAATATTCGTCTTTATCCAGCTTCTGTATCATTTTCGTTACTGAGGACGGATGCACTTCGAGTCCTTCCGCAATATCGGATACACGCGCATACCCTTTTTCATCGATCAACTTATAAATTCGCTCCAAATAGTCTTCCATACTGGGCGTTGGCATGTGCCTAACCTCATTTCATTAATGAACTAGCGTCCTTGCGGCCGAGTAAAGTTTGCTCTTGTTATGATACATGTTATTGAATAGGATTTGCAAGTCCCTGAAGAGCGTAGCCTCCCCTTCAATACGTAATGTTACCATGCTTAAGAATACAGTTGACCAGGCAAAATACGTAGTGAATTACAATGTGAGAGGAGCTTTTTCATGCCGACTCAAGTCTTAGAAAGACCTGAACGAAAAGTTAGGCCCACTAAAGCTTTTGTCCCTGATCTTGTTTATTTTGAACCCAGTTCCCTCGACTATCCCAAAGGACAGCGTATCCTCGAATGGGTAAAAGAAAAAAACATCGAATATCATATGACGACTTCCCACAACCGAATTACGAACTTGCCTGGTGAAACAGACCTGGAGAAATATCGAATCGCCAAGCGTACACTCGTTGTTGGTATTCGCAGAACCTTAAAATTTGATCAATCCAAGCCATCTGCTGAATATGCAATTCCCATCTCTACTGGCTGTATGGGTCATTGTCATTATTGTTACTTACAAACGACACTCGGCGCCAAACCCTATGTGCGTGTATATGTGAATACGGATGATATTCTTCTAGCGGCTAAGGACTATATTGAAGAACGCAAACCCGAGATTACCCGATTTGAAGCAGCCTGTACCTCAGATCCCGTAGGTCTAGAGCATATCACAGGAAACCTAGCCGACCTGATTACCTTTATGGCAAACGAAGAGTTCGGCAGATTACGGTTTGTAACCAAATACCACCATGTAGAACCTCTGCTTAACTTGAAGCATGGTGGAAATACTCGTGTTCGATTTAGTGTTAACGCAGATTACGTCATTAAAAATTTTGAACCAAATACCTCTCGTTTTGAGGAGAGAATTGAGGCAGCCGGGAAAATTGCTCATGCAGGGTATCCATTAGGGTTTATTATCGCTCCTATTATCTGGCATGAGGGATGGGAAGAAGGATACGGCGATCTTTTAAAACGGTTAGCGAACACCCTGCCTAAAGATGCTACCAAAGATTTAACTTTTGAAATGATCCAGCATCGTTTCACAAAGACAGCAAAGAATCTAATTGAACAACGTTATCCAAAATCAAAGCTTGAGATGGATATTGCCAAACGGGAAACTAAATGGGGCAAATATGGGCAATATAAATATGTATATCCAAAAAACCAACAACAAGCGTTACGCGAATTTATTACAGAACGGATTTTCGAATATTTTCCTGAATCAAAAATCGAGTATTTCACGTAGCACTTATCGTTTATATATAATAAAAAGGTGCTTTCCTATAATCCGTCAAAGCAGACGGCTATAGGGAAGCACCTCTATACATTTAAAACAAATTGATCTAAATTTTCATCCATTCAGGAGTAATCCGCTGCAGCCAAATGGTGATCTGGATCATTTGATCCGTAAAGAGTAATATCCCCATTAAGATCATGATACTGCCTCCGACTTTCATTAGAATGCCAGAGTACTTCGTAATCCATCTAGTCGTACCTACAAAGAACGCAAGAACGAAAAATGGGACAGCAAACCCTGCCGTATATCCTGTAATTAAACCAATCCACGTGCCCGGCTCAGTCGCAGCAAGAGCTATAATGGCGGCAAGGATGGGTCCTATGCAAGGAGACCAACCTGCAGAAAACCCAATACCAAAAATAAAAGATCCGAGATATCCCGCCGGTTTCCACTTTATATTCATCTTACGATCCTTCATTAGAAATTGAGGCTGAAAAAGGCCAATTAACATCAGTCCCATGACGATGATGAGTACAGCGGATAACATTCGAATCAAATCTTTATACTCGTAAAAAAATTCACCAAAAAGACCTGCTCCAAGTCCCAAAGTATAGAACACAACAGAAAAACCAAGGATAAAAGCAAGGGTGTGACTTAAGGTTCGTAAACGTATTTCTCTCTTATTTTGTTCATTCTTCAGTTGCTGTACAGACAAACCGGTTATGTATGACAAATACGAAGGATACAGCGGCAAGCTGCATGGGGACAGAAACGAAGCTATACCTGCCCCGAAAGCAAGCCACACGTTTACATCAGGCATTGAAGGAACGCCTCCTCATGAGTTAGGGATTCGAACAAAATATCTTAAGCCCGAACCCCTTTTTTCCCAAGCATAATGACAACTAGCAATCCAATTAGCAATAAAACAATGGTTGCTCCTGGTGCCAGATTCCAAATCCCTGCGATCACAAGCCCTGCGATTACAGCAATCTCCGAGATGATAACCGATAAAATAATCGAAGCCCGGAAGCTTTTTGCTAGAAGCAAACTAATGGCTACCGGAATTGTTAATAGCGCGGATACGAGGAGCGCCCCAACAATTTTAATCGCTGTACTGATAACAAGTGCCGTCATAATGGTAAGCAGCATGTTTAGAATTTTTACAGGAAGGCCGGTAACGGCTGCTGCATCTTCTTCAAAACTGAGCAGGAAAAACTCCTTGTGAAATAAAGCAACCACCAAAATGACGATCGCAGTCACAACACCAACAACCATAAGATCGGTACGATCGAGTGTGTAAATGCTGCCGAATAAATAACTCATTACATCCGCGTTGTACCCCCTGCCGAGTGTAAAAAATAAGGAAGCTAGTGCTACCCCGCCTGACATAATGATTGCAATAGATAATTCCGCGTAACTTTTATAAGCTTTTCGTAATTTCTCAATTCCAAAGGATGCAATTACAGCAAAGACAAGCCCTGCCGCAATCGGATAGACCCCGATCAAGAAACCAAAAGCCACACCTGCAATCGTAACGTGAGACAACGTATCTCCAATCATGGAGAGTCTGCGCAGTACTAAGAACAAACCAATCAGCGGTGCGGTGACTCCAATAAGAATCCCCCCGACTAATGCCCGCTGAAAAAAATCACTCGTTAATATTTCCAATCTTCACGACTCCTTTGACACCTATAACACCGAATGTTGCAAATCTGTCTGAACACAATTCTCCAGGTCATGGGAATGACGAACATAAAAGTTGATTTTACCGTTCACTTGCTGAGGTTCGTTTCCAAGGTATCCTTTGATCATTTCAATATCATGCGATACCATCAGGAATGTCATATGATGATGTTTGTGCATGTGAGTAATCAGTTCAAAGAAACTTGCCTGTGTTTCAGCATCAATCCCTACCGTAGGTTCATCTAAAATTAGCAGGTCAGGGTGATTGATCAGCGCCCTAGCCAAAAATGCACGCTGCTGTTGACCTCCGGACAGCTGTCCTATTCTTTTATCCGCCAAATCCTGGATCCGCATCACTTCAAGAGCATCATCACATTGCTGCTTATGCTTTTTCGTCATTTTGCGGAAAATATGTTTGTTATTATAAAGCCCCGAAAGCACCACTTCCCGAACCGTTGCTGGAAAGAGCGGATTAAAAGCATTCTTCTGCGGTACATATCCGATGCGTTCCCAGTCCTTAAATTTAGCGATGGATTGACCGAACAAACGGATCTCACCATCGCCTGGAGGTAACAACCCGACCAGCATGCGCATGAGCGTCGTTTTTCCCGCTCCATTTGATCCAATGACACCAACAAAATCTCTTTCCTTCACTGTGAAGTTCAGATTGTTAATGACCTGCTGCTCACCGTATGAAAAACAGAGATTCTTTATCTCAAGAACCGGATCATGACATATATTATCAGCCTTTTGCATGGTCTTCCTTCCTTCTTCTTAAGCTAACCTTGATACAGTGATCAAGGTTGATCACATTCTATTGTAAAGCTGTTATGAGATTTTGCAAATTTTTCTCCATTAGCGTGAAATAATTATCTCCATTCTCCAACTGTTCTTTTGTAAGTCCCTCTACCGGGTTAAGAACCATGGTTTCTACACCAGCCTCAGATGCAAGAGTTTTTGCCAGTTTATCAGAGACTAACTCTTCAAAGAAAATATAGCGAATTCCTTCTTCTTTCACCAGCTTAGCAAGTTTCACAATATCTTGTCCTGTTGGTTCTGCATCAGGGGAAAGTCCCATAATTGAATGTTGTGTGAGTCCATAATCACGTGCTAAATATCCAAATGCCTGGTGAGATACCACAATTTCTTTTTGAGATACCTTAGAAAGTTGTTCTGTAAACTTGGTATCGAGATCTTCTAGTTGTTGTTTAAGTTCACCATAACGCTCTTCATATCCCGTCTTATGTTCTGGATCGGCTTCGACAAGACTGTTCTTGATGTTCTCTGCCATAACAAGCGCTGACTTTGGACTTACCCAGGTATGAGGATCAATAGAACCATGATTATGTCCATCGTCTTCATGTTGTTCATTCTCATGTGCATGATCATCATGTTCTTCGCCTTCATGTGTATGCTCTTCTTCTTCTGAATCGATTAGATGAATGCCTGCACTTACTTCCACTGCTTTCACATTGGAATCTTTATCTAGACCTTTCAGAAAATTAGGAACCCATGCTTCAAGGCCCGCACCATTATATAAGAACAAACCCGCTTTGGATGTATTCACAATATCTTGACTTCGTGGTGTCCAGTCATGCGGTTCAACACCCGTTGGCAGCAGATTAATCACATTAACATCATCTCCGCCGATCGCCTTCGTAAACTCATAAATCGGATAAAAACTAGTAACTACATTAAACTTGTCCTCTGAGATTTTTCCTTGGGAAGAACTACCCGAATTGCTGCCGCATGCGGATACAATCAGCATCATGATACTGCATAAGGCAACCGTCATAAAAAGCCGTGACCTTTTTGCCGAATTCGTAAGCCTGTTTTTCATTTCATCCACTCCATATTTAAAAAGTTTTATTCTGTTTAATCGTAATCGTAACGATTACTACTAAATAGTAGTATAGGTATCCCTCATTTGGATGTCAATACTTTTTCATATGGAAAAAGCGTCCCCGAAGGGACGCCTCATCCGCATACCGTACTTTTGAAATGACATATATCCTTCATCCTACGAGTATGCTCTTTTTCATTTATTTTATAAGCCCTATAAAAAGCTTACTTCACAATAGCCCCGTTCGGCATATTTTCTGGAACGGTAGCAAGGGTCAGCTGATCGCCGTGTGACGCTGCCAAAATCATCCCTTGAGATAATTCACCCCGAAGTTTCACTGGTTTTAGGTTCGTTACACAGATTACTTTACGGCCGACCATTTCCTCTGGAGTATAGAATTTAGCAATACCAGATACAACCTGGCGCTGTTCGTAGCCAAGATCAAGCTGCAGTTTCAGCAGTTTATCTGCTTTTTTCACCGGCTCGCAAGCAATTACCTGTGCCACGCGAAGTTCCACTTTTGCAAAATCTTCAATTCCGATCTCAGGTAAGCCTTCCGGAGCAGGAACTTCCTTCGCTTCCGTTTCTTTCGCAGCCTCTGGTTTGGATCCGCCTGTCATCGCATTCGCAATATATGCTACTTCCTGCTCTACATCCAGTCTAGGGAAAATTGGCTCTCCTTTACGAAGCTCGTTGCCTTCAGGGATCAGCCCTGCTTGTTTTGTGCTGTCCCAAGCAGTCAGTTCGCCTTCTTCAATACCAAGTTGCTCCCAAATTTTACGCGGTGCTTGCGTTAAGAACGGCTGCAGTAAAATGGACGCTACGCGAAGAGATTCCACAAGGTGAGCCATAACGGAAGCCAGTTCCTCTCTTTTCGCTTCATCCTTCGCCAGAACCCAAGGCTGAGTCTCATCAATATATTTATTGCAGCGGCTAATAAATTGTCCAATCGAAGTAAGGGCTACAGAGAATTCTAAATTCTCCATCGCTTCTTCTACTTTTTGTACCGTCGTAAGTGCCAATTCTTCTATTGTTGCATCAAATGGCGTCACTCCTGAGCGGTATGCCGGTGTTTTTCCATCAAAATATTTATGAACCATCGCTACAGTTCGATTCAAGAGGTTACCTAGATCGTTCGCCAAGTCAGAATTCACACGTTCTACAAAGCTTTCAGGCGTGAAAGTACCATCAGAACCAAATGGGACTTCGCGAAGCAGATAGTACCGTAAGGAATCCAGACCATAACGATCAATCAAAGTAACGGGATCGACTACGTTCCCTTTAGATTTGGACATTTTACCGTCTTTCATAAGCAGCCAGCCATGTGCAAATACTTTCTTCGGCAGTGGAAGATCCAGAGCCATCAGCATAATCGGCCAATAAATTGTATGGAAACGTACAATCTCTTTACTCATGAGATGAACATCAGCCGGCCAGAATTTATCATATAGAGCTGTATCATCAGTACCATACCCGAGTGCAGTGATATAGTTAAGCAGCGCATCAATCCACACATATACGACGTGTTTCGGATCGCTTTTTACTTTTACTCCCCAATCGTAACTTGTACGAGAGACAGCCAAATCTTCAAGTCCTGGTTTGATAAAGTTGTTTATCATCTCATTTTTACGAGACTTCGGCTGAATAAATTCTGGGTTTTGCTCGTAGAACGCTAAAAGACGATCTGTATATTTGCTCATTTTGAAGAAATAACATTCTTCTTTAACAAGTTCTACAGGATGTCCGCTATCTGGGCTTTTTCCTCCAATGATATTACCTTG from Paenibacillus polygoni encodes the following:
- a CDS encoding metal ABC transporter ATP-binding protein, with translation MQKADNICHDPVLEIKNLCFSYGEQQVINNLNFTVKERDFVGVIGSNGAGKTTLMRMLVGLLPPGDGEIRLFGQSIAKFKDWERIGYVPQKNAFNPLFPATVREVVLSGLYNNKHIFRKMTKKHKQQCDDALEVMRIQDLADKRIGQLSGGQQQRAFLARALINHPDLLILDEPTVGIDAETQASFFELITHMHKHHHMTFLMVSHDIEMIKGYLGNEPQQVNGKINFYVRHSHDLENCVQTDLQHSVL
- a CDS encoding metal ABC transporter solute-binding protein, Zn/Mn family — translated: MKNRLTNSAKRSRLFMTVALCSIMMLIVSACGSNSGSSSQGKISEDKFNVVTSFYPIYEFTKAIGGDDVNVINLLPTGVEPHDWTPRSQDIVNTSKAGLFLYNGAGLEAWVPNFLKGLDKDSNVKAVEVSAGIHLIDSEEEEHTHEGEEHDDHAHENEQHEDDGHNHGSIDPHTWVSPKSALVMAENIKNSLVEADPEHKTGYEERYGELKQQLEDLDTKFTEQLSKVSQKEIVVSHQAFGYLARDYGLTQHSIMGLSPDAEPTGQDIVKLAKLVKEEGIRYIFFEELVSDKLAKTLASEAGVETMVLNPVEGLTKEQLENGDNYFTLMEKNLQNLITALQ
- the splB gene encoding spore photoproduct lyase is translated as MPTQVLERPERKVRPTKAFVPDLVYFEPSSLDYPKGQRILEWVKEKNIEYHMTTSHNRITNLPGETDLEKYRIAKRTLVVGIRRTLKFDQSKPSAEYAIPISTGCMGHCHYCYLQTTLGAKPYVRVYVNTDDILLAAKDYIEERKPEITRFEAACTSDPVGLEHITGNLADLITFMANEEFGRLRFVTKYHHVEPLLNLKHGGNTRVRFSVNADYVIKNFEPNTSRFEERIEAAGKIAHAGYPLGFIIAPIIWHEGWEEGYGDLLKRLANTLPKDATKDLTFEMIQHRFTKTAKNLIEQRYPKSKLEMDIAKRETKWGKYGQYKYVYPKNQQQALREFITERIFEYFPESKIEYFT
- a CDS encoding cytochrome c biogenesis CcdA family protein codes for the protein MPDVNVWLAFGAGIASFLSPCSLPLYPSYLSYITGLSVQQLKNEQNKREIRLRTLSHTLAFILGFSVVFYTLGLGAGLFGEFFYEYKDLIRMLSAVLIIVMGLMLIGLFQPQFLMKDRKMNIKWKPAGYLGSFIFGIGFSAGWSPCIGPILAAIIALAATEPGTWIGLITGYTAGFAVPFFVLAFFVGTTRWITKYSGILMKVGGSIMILMGILLFTDQMIQITIWLQRITPEWMKI
- a CDS encoding IS3 family transposase (programmed frameshift), whose product is MSAKKGQTFNRYSEETKKEAVRLRVEEGWTYSRIMEKFGIKSESQIITWVRKCQNGEGFEDYRGRWAKKHFSSAEEENAYLKAQVEYPKKAKSKLARGGKLDFEARCQSIREISKVAPVVWLCRIAEISRAGYYKWKKNLVHREKRANRDADLKAHILSIHRIRPYFGYKRMRTALGKEGFVVNHKKVRRLMRELQIRSVIRKKRPFCGRKPSALFPNVLNREFSATAPVQKLVTDITYVRIGHEFAYLSAVMDLYNNEIVAWELSERNDLKLVMDTVQQLKDGPSLLHSDQGFQYTSKSYAKLLEEKQLTGSHSRRGNCYDNACIESFFSHLKTEKLYLEKPNNLEQARSQITEYISFYNKERFQNKLGDLSPIEFREKVAA
- the mntR gene encoding transcriptional regulator MntR — translated: MPTPSMEDYLERIYKLIDEKGYARVSDIAEGLEVHPSSVTKMIQKLDKDEYLIYEKYRGLILTPKGKKIGKRLMDRHELLEEFLTIIGVQDENIYRDVEGIEHHLSWDSITCIETLVEYFRRDDARLQDLRNVRKELTNES
- a CDS encoding metal ABC transporter permease, which gives rise to MEILTSDFFQRALVGGILIGVTAPLIGLFLVLRRLSMIGDTLSHVTIAGVAFGFLIGVYPIAAGLVFAVIASFGIEKLRKAYKSYAELSIAIIMSGGVALASLFFTLGRGYNADVMSYLFGSIYTLDRTDLMVVGVVTAIVILVVALFHKEFFLLSFEEDAAAVTGLPVKILNMLLTIMTALVISTAIKIVGALLVSALLTIPVAISLLLAKSFRASIILSVIISEIAVIAGLVIAGIWNLAPGATIVLLLIGLLVVIMLGKKGVRA
- a CDS encoding family 10 glycosylhydrolase; amino-acid sequence: MRKVKECLALLLVVFLVLQGAPISAASSSEITIYLDGSQLKTDVAPYLKPKDNVTMVPLRVISEGIGASAKWNQAAKTVNIQGLYTSISLTNGKTTGIVDGKTVNLTTSVEIIKGRVMVPLRFVSEHLGLQVTWNQSAKTIKLTTTNLWPADPEIPSVPGEPSSEIRGAWISTINGDWPKSGSAKNIAKQKQDFIKELDSLESMGINSVYVQLRGASDAIYPSAVVPWNKVLTGTQGLDPEYDPVAFMVEEVHKRGMEFHAWFNPFRANTTTNTSTLAANHVIKQHPEWIVTAKNQMYINPGIPEARQHIVDAIMEVVNNYDIDGVHLDDYFYPSNTTFNDGAAYKQYNAGKFKNIEDWRRNNINLFVQSLGQSIKQSKPSIEYGISPFGVWRNIAKDATGSNTKAGVTAYDDMYADVRTWIKEGWVDYVAPQIYWSMSFTAARYDVLVDWWANEVKGTNVDLIIGHSPYKLGTAEVGWQTSEEIISQLKYNEQYEDIIGSIFFSSQYLTKNPLGLVQALTSYYTK
- the metG gene encoding methionine--tRNA ligase codes for the protein MTEKKTFYITTPIYYPSDKLHIGHAYTTVAGDAISRYKRLRGYDVRYLTGTDEHGQKIEQKAQAAGKTPIEFVDEIVAGIQDLWKKLDISNDDFIRTSETRHTKVVQDVFERLVKQGDIYKGEYEGWYSIPDETYYTETQLVDTVKDDQGNIIGGKSPDSGHPVELVKEECYFFKMSKYTDRLLAFYEQNPEFIQPKSRKNEMINNFIKPGLEDLAVSRTSYDWGVKVKSDPKHVVYVWIDALLNYITALGYGTDDTALYDKFWPADVHLMSKEIVRFHTIYWPIMLMALDLPLPKKVFAHGWLLMKDGKMSKSKGNVVDPVTLIDRYGLDSLRYYLLREVPFGSDGTFTPESFVERVNSDLANDLGNLLNRTVAMVHKYFDGKTPAYRSGVTPFDATIEELALTTVQKVEEAMENLEFSVALTSIGQFISRCNKYIDETQPWVLAKDEAKREELASVMAHLVESLRVASILLQPFLTQAPRKIWEQLGIEEGELTAWDSTKQAGLIPEGNELRKGEPIFPRLDVEQEVAYIANAMTGGSKPEAAKETEAKEVPAPEGLPEIGIEDFAKVELRVAQVIACEPVKKADKLLKLQLDLGYEQRQVVSGIAKFYTPEEMVGRKVICVTNLKPVKLRGELSQGMILAASHGDQLTLATVPENMPNGAIVK